The Anomaloglossus baeobatrachus isolate aAnoBae1 chromosome 10, aAnoBae1.hap1, whole genome shotgun sequence genome has a segment encoding these proteins:
- the LOC142254944 gene encoding 3-galactosyl-N-acetylglucosaminide 4-alpha-L-fucosyltransferase FUT3-like, with the protein MFYKKETPSLSTDLQEYVTTVGSSEPILIILLWTYPYNYTFPLNRCPKQFDGSGCFYTVNRKMYSSANAVVIHHRNVRHSKEQLPQEPRPPNQYWIWFSNEPPSHCPNLSFMDNLINLTMSYRADSDIFTPYGWIEKHYGTENFNIPKKTKLVAWAVSNWKPKSERVQYYEQLKNHLHVDIFGKKHLNLPKNRQIETLSAYKFYFAFENSIHEDYISEKFWYNALYSGCVPVVLGPPRANYERFVPGDAFIHVDDFSSPRELASYFLSLDKDEEKYKQYFNWRKIYKLRKREISWVVPYCKICKVLKEAPSYRTIPSIEAWFK; encoded by the exons ATGTTCTACAAAAAAGAAACTCCTTCCTTAAGTACTGATTTACAAGAGTACGTGACTACAGTTGGCTCAAGCGAACCAATTCTCATTATATTGCTTTGGACCTATCCCTATAATTACACATTTCCTCTTAATCGATGCCCAAAACAGTTCGATGGATCTGGCTGCTTCTATACTGTAAATCGTAAAATGTATTCATCAGCAAATGCTGTTGTAATCCACCACAGAAATGTGCGCCATTCTAAAGAGCAACTACCTCAAGAACCAAGACCACCTAATCAGTACTGGATTTGGTTTAGCAATGAACCTCCAAGTCATTGTCCGAACCTTTCATTTATGGACAATCTTATCAACCTTACAATGTCCTACAGGGCTGACTCTGACATTTTTACTCCATATGGCTGGATAGAAAAACACTATGGGACAGAAAATTTTAATATCCCTAAGAAGACAAAGCTGGTGGCCTGGGCAGTGAGTAATTGGAAGCCAAAATCTGAAAGAGTACAGTATTATGAACAACTAAAGAACCATTTACACGTTGATATATTTGGAAAGAAACATCTTAACCTTCCAAAAAATAGACAAATAGAAACACTCTCAGCTTATAAATTTTATTTTGCTTTTGAGAATTCCATCCATGAAGACTATATATCAGAAAAATTCTGGTACAATGC actctacTCAGGATGTGTTCCAGTTGTGTTGGGTCCACCACGAGCAAATTATGAGCGGTTCGTCCCTGGAGACGCCTTCATTCATGTTGATGACTTTTCAAGCCCTCGGGAATTGGCTTCTTATTTTCTGAGTCTAGACAAAGATGAAGAGAAGTACAAGCAATATTTTAACTGGAGAAAAATATATAAACTGCGGAAAAGGGAAATATCTTGGGTAGTGCCTTATTGTAAAATTTGTAAGGTTCTAAAAGAGGCTCCATCCTACAGGACCATACCAAGCATTGAAGCATGGTTCAAATAA